DNA from Choristoneura fumiferana chromosome 6, NRCan_CFum_1, whole genome shotgun sequence:
ATTTAGTAGTTGAACTGACACCCATGAGTActgtaaatacctacatatactgTTAATTGAAATTGAAGACAGACACCccaacagatttttttaaaatgtttttaaattaggcGGTTTAATgccttaacgcattcactgcctgCATTGTTTTTCGAACTTTCGCTAGGTGCCGCAAACGTTGCGTTCAAATGTGTGCGGAATcctgacagcggcactgggtgaaAGTCGGGTGAACGCATATATGAGTTGCCGGATCGGAACTGACACCCTTAGGTACTGTAAATTTACTGTTAATTGTGAAATTGTAGACAGACACCCCAATAAAATATATCGCTCATATATTCTGAAAAGCAGAAGTGCGAGACCGGAGGCCTTCTAAGCTAACACACTTGGagttggaatcacaatcgttttaacCACTTCTTTCTAGCACACGGTATAAGAAGAGGGTAGAAAGAGGGTGAGATGGTAAACGTGATCGTGCCGAGcgtcagtgcgttagacaaGATGGCCTCGGGTTCGGGCCATGATCATGCTTGAAAGGCAGTACAAACCACTACCTCGGCTTAACATTTACATCTATCACAATTCTGATAAACAGTTGCTTGGCACTGTTTCCGGATAGCATCGCGATCGGCGCAGGCGTTCCTAAATGAACTAAACGGCTCTCGCCTACTTGCGAGAAGTACTGACGTTTAGTTCAAAGAATGTAGTTTCGTTTAATCAAGTGTTTGTCACAAATGAAATGGTAATTTTTGCAGTAGTCATTGCGGTCTTGTACcaagttaaataaagaaaaccgtGATGCCTCTTAATAGCTTAATTATATAaccgtaatttaattataatccgcctttgtacaagtgtctcaaagtttgtcaattgtgttttgtttcttttcttttgtacgaTAAAgaatgtacatacctacatcgggtgacccggggctattgtagctggggggatattgtatctgagccgtctgatggcgtccttacgacgccatgttcgccatgttcatgtgtgtcgtgtgaagacagtcttctggcgaacacaacgtaaaatggccgagaagaacatggcgttgtaaggacgccatcagacggctcagatacatatccccccagctacagtAGCCCCGGATCACCTtacatacctaattattaattagtaattgacatataataagtaggtaccgtAAAGCCGTCCAAATTTGTCCATTAACAAACGCCCAACCGTcattatttacctactcaaCTAAAGGTTCGGGGGCCCAATTGGCgtataatcccactaatattataaatgaaaaagtttgttagtctgtttgttagttcatcacgtccaaactgctgaaccgatttagatgaaatacggtACACAGATAGGTCtagttccggggaaggacatatataggatagtttttatcccggaaaattgcatagttcccgcgggagagCGAtaaaaacgaattctacgcggacgtagtcgcgggtaacggctagtataaacataaaataaataagcaactaacataataaatacttgTAGAATACCTAATCACTTcacgtcactttttttttttttcggtttaaAATTTGTTAATTAGCATAAGTATGTGGTCCTTGTTAGCATATTATCTTGACTAGGTAGGTAGTACGACTTATatccggtgacaatacaataatttggtggTGAAATTCTGGTGATCAGGCCAGGttcgtcttcgcaggacggaacttctCAACGGTGACATCGACTTAAAATATGGTAGTAATATGTAGTttgtatgacaatgcaagtacaggcaataaaaaaagtttgcacaagaaactttttaacaaaaacttattaggtaTCTTCTTCTCTTGTCTATCATATGTAAAGAAttcgggtctatatcgactggtagaaaattgttagtcataatgtaatgtttgacataactcttttttctctgaaaccatttattttttagaattgttataaaataaacctaacctaacctatagagttctacaggattaccatttaaaaaaatatgaaaaatgtacggtttcagagagaaaaaaattatgactaacaataattatgacgaacattacattatgacttataaaattatggcagtcgaaaggatcccgaaGAATTCTTTTAAGGGAGGgcggcggcggggagctggcgctgccaagaacgCAGTTAGCAGtgtcggcaatttttgaaaaaatattagtttttcttttacaaatatacaattttactcgcaaatgtgatgaaaaacattgtaggtatgtcgcacgggcggtactagaattacgaacgtcgactcattaaagccctcagtcttcgacttagggcttctaatagactctcgttcgtaattccttatttaccgccctaagacacaatgtactattctttaTTTCAGACTACCGCCAAACACTCAAGTGGTGACTCTCCGCTTCAGCAACAACGCGATTAAAACGTACTGGCCGGACCCGTTCAGCgacgttccaaatttgaaaaaactctCCTTCGCCCAAAACGACATAACCGAAATAACACCCGACCTATTCACAAAAATCCACGCATTGGAAGACTTAGATTTATCGTACAACAAGTTGGCCGATTTTAATTCGATggattttaaatctttaaaccACGTTCGAAGATTAAACTTGCAAAGTAATCAGCTGAAGAAAATACCTGTTCGCGCGTTGCAGCCGATGACCGCATTGGAAGACTTGGATTTGGGAAAGAATGGGATATTCGATGTTTTATTGCAAAGAGTTGATGGAGATACCATGAAAGGCTTGAAGCGGCTCAATTTGAACGGGAACCGGATCAGAGCGGTGATGAAGGATTCTTTTCCGGCTAATAACAGCatgttagttttttatttattacatttaataaCGTCTATTTGATTCGTAGGCCACAATGGAACTTTGTCATCGTAACATTTATGTCATTCGATAGCATTGTTACagacaaataaaattgtgtACCTACTATGATAAGGTTCTATTATGGCCTAGGGATTTTTGTTGATGATATCTAGGTACTAAGTAATATCTTCAAACGAGGTCTGTAGTAGTagtatagtaggtaagtacctacctatactgcCCTCATAATGCAATCGGCAGTATCTCATTTTTAGACATTTCGAGTAAACAGAAAATGTGTACATTGATTTCGCGTCGCCTTAGGTTTTATTGTTCCTAGGGGTTTTTGATCATGTTGTAGACAAGATACTTACGGCCAATTTGCTTAGTTCATCTGATAGAGAATGTTTCAGGCTACAtgatggtataaataactcaagtatttttttttagataagtacTGTCAATTGCCTTATGAGGGCAGTATAGTAGTGTCAGTGATTACTTGATTAGGCTTAAATCTCGCATTAAGGTCACCCCACACTACActtagtttttttagcattGGAAAGAAGGTAAACAAGCGATCTTGACATGTCTTTTATTAAAACACTTCTGAAAATTAGTTACAGCAAATATGAATCAAAGTTATACAGCAAGGACAATGATCATTTAAATTCTTTTGATTtcataagtaaaataatattttattaaaaccgtttttgaataaaatgacTCGTCGAGATTGCTTAACCCTCTAtttaatgctaaaataaacgaggtacttaaatataacgaaaaagacaaaaaatgatCGTGTCGATAAAAGTGGGGAGGGATTTTTAGCTCCGTCAGAGTCCGTAACTTAAAAGCTCTAGTCGTCTAAACTACTAaaccaacctttttttttcagcgaaCTCCTTGACATGTCAAACAACATTATAGAAATCATAGAACCCGAAGCCTTTGCCACATGCACCAGCCTCCGCGAACTGAATCTCGCGCAGAACAACATAACGTTCACATTCGCTCTACCGCCAACCCTTCAGATCGCCATGCTGAAACTGAACACTCTGTATCACTGGCCAACGTTTCCAGCTGGTATTACGTATATAGATCTGTCGTACAATAGGCTCTCGGAACTGTATGATGAGATAGAAGCGAGATTTGACAATTTAGAGGTAATATTCTTGTTTTATAATAGATCAATTGATCAACCAAATCTAGGACTTATTTTGTCTGAAAGTTGCAGTAATCTAACAAGATCATTTCATGTCTTTTCAGGTTCTAAATATCGCTGGAAACCAAATAAACGATTTAGCCATAGAAAAGAAACTTCCAAAGCTATTCAGTTTAGACATATCCTATAACTTATTCACCAAAGTGCCAAAGAGTTTGAGCAGCCAAAATTTCCCCAATCTAGAGGAATTAAGGCTAGATGGCAACCCTAtggagtttatttattttaaaaatattatcgcTGTGAAGAGGCTGTATGTTAATGAGCTGAGTAAGTTGGTAGTGGTGGATGACAAGGCTTTCAGCAACGTGGTTGGGCGCGGGTTAGATGGTGCGGATGAGAACTgcttctctctctttctctctaaCTGTCCGCATTTGAGCCAGATAAGGGATGGGGCATTTGATGCTACGTCTTTATGTATGGTAAGTTTTATTAAGTAaacaaatgtgatgaaatatGATGCACAGGCTTTTACCCGCGTCTTCGCTCGCGTACATCATTAGATCTGGCACTTGAATATAAATATAGCTACATCAAGAAATTATCTTCAGATTTTTTTGCGACACATAGCTGAGTGACGGCCATTTTTGCTGGTATATCTATTTCATCAGCTTATAAACCAATTCTTATTATATCCTATCTATCTATTCTTATTATATCTACTTCAGAACTTCACACAAATACCATTACTTCGCAGAGGTGGCAGATATTTCCTCAGGATGATTTCTTTCACCataaagctcttggtaaatttcgaatgtaatttcgctcatAAATTCAAACTTTTCACGGCTGCTTGAGATATTATTATCACAGAAATGACTATCACAGAAACCATTGGGCACCACGGGTTCTTAGCTTCTCTAGGCTTACCTGATCAAATTACAGTATTTTACTCCATTTTGCAGCTGGATCTTAGCAAGAACAACCTGACTCACCTATCAAAGAACCTTCTAGACTGGTCGAGCGTCGGCGAGGGCGTTGACCTGCAGCATAACCCGTGGCACTGCAACTGCGATCTGCAGTGGTTGCTGGACGAACTGCTGCCGCAGATGTATGCGGAACATTCTAGACTTCTGGCTGAACTAAGGTAGGATGTATGTTCTAGAGACTGATCAACTGTTGACCAGAAACATGTAGGTACTCGGAAAATTCTAGATTTATAGATAGCTGAGATGAGGAAGACTAGTGTGAGGATGGGCACTGGGACAGCGgaagtacctactatataaggtgctagaaaattaggagcggatattttcagggtatataaattaataacctaagaatcaattatacacataaattatttaagtattgtttaagttttatttaagttttgtttcatacaaaaataccattccgtccaaaaataaccatccttgcattaacattaactgtatttttttaaatttaatttaaactaactaacaacgatgcaaataatcgatcctcaaaatgtccgcatctgattttctagcacattGTATAGGTAGAACCTGTATATTGTCgaatttggcaaaaagtacCTTTTATAAATGTCCCTTTCCCAAAATGACCCTTCTGCAAAATGCCTCTCTCAAACCCGCCCTTCACATTCACATTCTCGAAACGTCTTTTCATGGGACACAGGGACAATCTGCGAATGGAATCATATGCGGCTAAGCCCGCCGCAGTGGGTCACAATTCAGCTGGTATGATAGTATATTCCATGATAGGCAATCTTCACGTCTTCCTTCTATCTTTTGTCACGGCTTCCTCTCGTCAAATTTCATTGGCACGATCGCTTTTTCTTAAATGAGAGGGGGGCCTCTGGCCTTTGCCCCCACTTCCAAGGCGCTGGATGGTCCTTTGAACCGGATTTAGTACATAGCTGTGTATTGTGTTCTATTATATCTCTGTTCTATTATGTTATTTCTTCTGTGCTAAGGTATAccaataaattgtaaaaaaaatcgtattggCTGAACCAACAGATATTTGACTCTCTCTACCTTTGTTTTCGATACCTGGACCTAATTTCTTCTTTTTGAGTGAGTTAATAAAGTCTTATTCTGTAATTTCATGTTTCCAGGTGTGGTGCCCCTCGTGCCATCGAAGGCCTGCGCCTTGTCCACTGGTACAACTGGACCGAGCAGGCGTTTTGCGGAGACAACTACCTCCAGTCCGGCCCTCATGGCACATACATGGTAAGGTGCCTATTATTATACTCTCCTGCCCGTGTCCTATATATAGGACTTAATCGTGACATCGAACTCTTTTCGGGAGTGACATAAATTTGCATGCTCATAAAACGAAAAATATGACTGTGGCAGCCAGCAGGAGGTTAAATAGTGCATTTAAATTTGCGACGTTGcgagtttggatgacaatgcaagtacagtcaagaaaaagtacctacagtatttaatgaaataataccggataactcacgtcttaaatagagtttagctcgacacgtTACACGTGTCGCAGCAGCCGCCAAGTCACATTGCTCCGGGAAGAAAGGCTACCGGGTGTCGAGCTtaattcgatttaagacgtgagttatcttaTCTGGTATTATTTCATTAAGTATAAGTGactctcacggtagtttcatgatcAAAgagtacagtgagcaaaaaagtCATTTCAAATTATGTTTCCTTAACCTTATCTACTTTTTTCCAGCTCCAACCGTCCACGGACCAAGGCGTGCCAACCATCAGCCGCCTCGGCATCATCCTGGGCTGCTGCGTGATCGTGGCGCTTCTGATCGCCATCGCGCTGTCTGTGTACCTCGTCAAGAGCCGCAAGCGCTACCTAGTGAGGCAGGCCGCGCTCAAGAGAAAAAGACAGAGCGCATACGACGAGAGGAATGGAAACGGAAAGGAACAGTTCTCTGCGTTAAATAAGGCGTAGGTTTGAGAAAAATGAACCTGACGTCTTGAGGGGTACATATCGAAGTCCTACATAAAGtttgaaaaatacattatgGACATTTGGCAGGTAACGcatgttttatgaaacaa
Protein-coding regions in this window:
- the LOC141429247 gene encoding uncharacterized protein, producing MRAKILTFSFLLLNFASGQDATEKPKDLIKLCEVCTCSEIPEIDGTDLVFNIQCSELDRIENVPDLHKVEWPENPNGLKISAAFEGLGLSTLSKLPPNTQVVTLRFSNNAIKTYWPDPFSDVPNLKKLSFAQNDITEITPDLFTKIHALEDLDLSYNKLADFNSMDFKSLNHVRRLNLQSNQLKKIPVRALQPMTALEDLDLGKNGIFDVLLQRVDGDTMKGLKRLNLNGNRIRAVMKDSFPANNSIELLDMSNNIIEIIEPEAFATCTSLRELNLAQNNITFTFALPPTLQIAMLKLNTLYHWPTFPAGITYIDLSYNRLSELYDEIEARFDNLEVLNIAGNQINDLAIEKKLPKLFSLDISYNLFTKVPKSLSSQNFPNLEELRLDGNPMEFIYFKNIIAVKRLYVNELSKLVVVDDKAFSNVVGRGLDGADENCFSLFLSNCPHLSQIRDGAFDATSLCMLDLSKNNLTHLSKNLLDWSSVGEGVDLQHNPWHCNCDLQWLLDELLPQMYAEHSRLLAELRCGAPRAIEGLRLVHWYNWTEQAFCGDNYLQSGPHGTYMLQPSTDQGVPTISRLGIILGCCVIVALLIAIALSVYLVKSRKRYLVRQAALKRKRQSAYDERNGNGKEQFSALNKA